The DNA sequence GCCAAAGAAGCGCCGACCGAATCGTTTACACAGGCAGGTAAGGCGTATTTCATTCGTGCTGCAGATAAATTAGTGGATTCGGTATCGGGTCGTTCTGAGAGTCTGATTAATCAGGCAATGGAACTCATTGGTGTGCGCTATCGCTGGAACATGGATATTCCGCAATCGGGTCTCGATGGTAGTGGTTTCGTTGCCTACGTTTTTAAAGACAAGCTGAGCTTTTTGATTCCTCGCAAATCGTCCCAGATGAGCAAAGTAGGGAAGTCCATCACCCGCGATGATTTACAGCCTGGCGATTTAGTGTTCTTCAACACCATGCGCATGACCTTCTCGCATGTGGGAATTTATGTTGGTGAGAACAAGTTCATTCACTCGCCATCCAAAG is a window from the Polynucleobacter difficilis genome containing:
- a CDS encoding C40 family peptidase, producing MPMSFSHSTSVRRLARSFALVCSLAVCTAAGANEQAKEAPTESFTQAGKAYFIRAADKLVDSVSGRSESLINQAMELIGVRYRWNMDIPQSGLDGSGFVAYVFKDKLSFLIPRKSSQMSKVGKSITRDDLQPGDLVFFNTMRMTFSHVGIYVGENKFIHSPSKGASIRVDDMTSVYWDKRFDGARRLDGSDEFSEQERKNLMNEMKKFKKQTQMF